A window of the Nitrospiraceae bacterium genome harbors these coding sequences:
- a CDS encoding sigma-54-dependent Fis family transcriptional regulator: protein MHKATILIVDDEPDTLILLREIMEKEGYQVYTATSGQAALQTFVDQTPDVVLSDIQMPHMDGLALLAETRKRSPLTQVILLTAYGSLSTAVEGIKAGAFDYLSKPFALEEIRSVVRRACDHKHTLEQARVSIQPLLPKGNGINQIQGNSPPMVAVYKLIARVAPTESTVLIHGETGTGKELIARAIHANSLRSDGPFIAVDCGTLTENLLESELFGHERGAFTGAITLKKGLLESANRGTCFLDEIGDISPNLQSKLLRVLQEHEIRRVGGMESIKVDVRIIAATNKHLKKLVESGKFREDLYYRLNVVTLHLPSLRERVEDIPTLIDYFLTKYTQLNNKVITGVHPQALALLTNYSWPGNVRELEHTIERAVVMTPHSLIMSHDLPLALVAPPALPDQSPSHPDWKTLGQLEREHILKVLDAQQGDENRTSELLGIHRKTLQRKLKEYGLR from the coding sequence ATGCATAAAGCCACCATCCTCATCGTCGATGATGAACCGGACACACTGATCCTGCTTCGGGAAATCATGGAAAAAGAAGGCTATCAGGTCTACACCGCGACGAGCGGTCAAGCCGCCTTACAGACCTTCGTCGATCAAACACCGGATGTGGTGTTGTCGGATATTCAAATGCCACACATGGACGGGCTGGCCCTCCTGGCTGAAACTCGGAAACGCAGCCCCCTCACCCAGGTCATTCTCCTCACCGCCTATGGGTCGTTGTCGACCGCAGTAGAAGGGATCAAAGCCGGGGCCTTCGATTACCTCTCCAAGCCGTTCGCATTGGAAGAAATTCGTTCCGTCGTCCGACGGGCCTGTGACCATAAACATACCCTGGAGCAGGCACGCGTATCGATCCAGCCGCTTCTGCCAAAAGGCAATGGCATCAATCAGATACAAGGCAACAGTCCGCCGATGGTGGCCGTCTACAAACTTATCGCCCGCGTCGCCCCGACGGAATCCACCGTCCTCATCCATGGTGAAACGGGAACAGGAAAGGAACTCATTGCCAGGGCCATCCATGCCAACAGTCTCCGAAGCGACGGGCCGTTTATCGCCGTGGATTGCGGCACCCTCACAGAAAATCTGCTGGAAAGTGAATTATTCGGTCACGAACGAGGAGCCTTCACGGGAGCCATCACGCTCAAGAAGGGACTCCTGGAATCGGCCAATCGAGGCACCTGTTTTCTGGATGAAATCGGCGATATCTCCCCGAACCTGCAGAGCAAACTTCTCCGGGTCCTGCAAGAGCATGAAATTCGCCGTGTGGGCGGCATGGAATCGATCAAAGTCGATGTCCGCATCATTGCCGCCACCAACAAACACCTCAAAAAACTGGTAGAATCCGGGAAGTTCAGGGAAGACCTGTACTATCGGCTCAACGTCGTCACGCTGCATCTGCCATCGCTGAGAGAACGGGTCGAAGACATTCCCACACTCATCGACTACTTCCTCACCAAATATACCCAGCTCAACAACAAGGTCATCACCGGCGTGCACCCGCAGGCGTTAGCCCTGCTCACCAACTATTCGTGGCCGGGAAATGTGCGTGAACTCGAACATACCATCGAACGAGCCGTGGTCATGACTCCACATTCCCTTATCATGTCTCACGACCTCCCGTTAGCGCTCGTCGCGCCTCCCGCGCTACCCGACCAATCGCCATCCCACCCGGACTGGAAAACACTCGGACAGCTCGAACGGGAACACATCCTCAAAGTCCTCGATGCCCAGCAAGGCGACGAAAACCGCACCTCGGAACTCCTGGGCATCCACCGGAAAACCCTCCAACGCAAACTCAAAGAATACGGCCTCCGCTAA